One stretch of Oncorhynchus gorbuscha isolate QuinsamMale2020 ecotype Even-year linkage group LG21, OgorEven_v1.0, whole genome shotgun sequence DNA includes these proteins:
- the LOC124007858 gene encoding transmembrane 4 L6 family member 4-like isoform X2, with product MCTGKCSKVIAIPLYVLAGVSIICNIIAFFPGWSTKYAQEDRDGSGDRITDEVKYMGGFIGGGLMCLIPAIHIHLTSSNGCCANRCGMFLSIGFAAAGVVGALYSLATAALVLANGPVCLFKAPGDKDASWGRPFLDNNGSYLGDSELWKTCEEPKDVVEFNIGLFATLLVAASVELVLCVIQMVNGLFGCICGTCGGKE from the exons ATGTGTACAGGAAAGTGCTCTAAGGTCATTGCGATCCCGCTCTATGTCCTGGCGGGGGTCTCAATCATCTGTAACATCATTGCGTTCTTCCCTGGCTGGTCGACGAAGTACGCTCAAGAAGACAGAGATGGGAGTGGAGACCGGATCACAGATGAGGTTAAATATATGGGAGGGTTCATCGGCGGCGGACTCATG tgccTTATCCCAGCCATCCACATCCACCTGACCAGCAGTAATGGTTGCTGTGCCAACCGCTGTGGA ATGTTTCTGTCCATTGGGTTTGCTGCTGCTGGGGTTGTTGGAGCTCTGTACAGTTTGGCTACGGCTGCCCTGGTCCTGGCCAACGGGCCTGTCTGCTTATTCAAGGCTCCAGGTGACAAAGATGCAAGTTGGGGGAGGCCCTTCTTGGACAA CAACGGCAGCTACCTGGGTGACAGTGAACTCTGGAAGACTTGTGAAGAGCCCAAGGATGTTGTGGAGTTTAATATCGGCCTGTTCGCCACTCTACTTGTGGCTGCTAGTGTGGAGCTGGTGCTGTGTGTAATACAGATGGTCAACGGACTGTTCGGATGCATCTGTGGTACCTGTGGTggaaaggag TAG
- the LOC124007858 gene encoding transmembrane 4 L6 family member 4-like isoform X1, which yields MCTGKCSKVIAIPLYVLAGVSIICNIIAFFPGWSTKYAQEDRDGSGDRITDEVKYMGGFIGGGLMCLIPAIHIHLTSSNGCCANRCGMFLSIGFAAAGVVGALYSLATAALVLANGPVCLFKAPGDKDASWGRPFLDNNGSYLGDSELWKTCEEPKDVVEFNIGLFATLLVAASVELVLCVIQMVNGLFGCICGTCGGKEEA from the exons ATGTGTACAGGAAAGTGCTCTAAGGTCATTGCGATCCCGCTCTATGTCCTGGCGGGGGTCTCAATCATCTGTAACATCATTGCGTTCTTCCCTGGCTGGTCGACGAAGTACGCTCAAGAAGACAGAGATGGGAGTGGAGACCGGATCACAGATGAGGTTAAATATATGGGAGGGTTCATCGGCGGCGGACTCATG tgccTTATCCCAGCCATCCACATCCACCTGACCAGCAGTAATGGTTGCTGTGCCAACCGCTGTGGA ATGTTTCTGTCCATTGGGTTTGCTGCTGCTGGGGTTGTTGGAGCTCTGTACAGTTTGGCTACGGCTGCCCTGGTCCTGGCCAACGGGCCTGTCTGCTTATTCAAGGCTCCAGGTGACAAAGATGCAAGTTGGGGGAGGCCCTTCTTGGACAA CAACGGCAGCTACCTGGGTGACAGTGAACTCTGGAAGACTTGTGAAGAGCCCAAGGATGTTGTGGAGTTTAATATCGGCCTGTTCGCCACTCTACTTGTGGCTGCTAGTGTGGAGCTGGTGCTGTGTGTAATACAGATGGTCAACGGACTGTTCGGATGCATCTGTGGTACCTGTGGTggaaaggag GAAGCGTGA